A window from Candidatus Omnitrophota bacterium encodes these proteins:
- a CDS encoding helix-turn-helix domain-containing protein: protein MPEKLLSIKEVSDYLKIPEEEVKRLVDIGEIPAYRIGDTFLRFRKEQIDAIKSDISEIEEKEPEHVKPVLDVKGKPAHTYTRMEQEIKRKEPSTRQYDYTFVERVRDFFYFNDFYIISFLLIAFLMYLIFKKA, encoded by the coding sequence ATGCCTGAAAAATTACTGAGCATTAAAGAAGTCTCGGATTATCTGAAGATACCCGAGGAAGAGGTGAAGCGTCTCGTCGATATCGGGGAGATACCCGCTTATCGTATAGGCGATACGTTCTTACGATTCAGGAAAGAGCAGATAGACGCGATAAAATCCGATATCTCCGAGATCGAAGAGAAGGAGCCGGAGCACGTAAAGCCTGTTCTGGACGTAAAGGGTAAGCCCGCGCACACCTATACCCGGATGGAGCAGGAGATAAAACGCAAAGAGCCCTCTACCCGTCAATATGATTATACGTTTGTGGAAAGGGTTAGGGATTTTTTCTATTTCAACGATTTCTATATTATCTCATTCCTGTTGATAGCTTTTTTGATGTATCTTATCTTTAAAAAGGCCTAA
- a CDS encoding MgtC/SapB family protein has translation MLNEWSILFRLVLAAILSGIIGFEREFHGRAAGFRTHILLCVGSTLIMLTSMHIFDIYSAKTAIDPARIAAGVITGIGFLGAGTIMHSRSAVRGLTTAASLWVVAGIGLAVGSGFYYGSIITTILTIVTLMFFSRLEHAMIRKDWYRTITIETKDGVEQLKAIREIIAGCRSEITDFEVERAPDNAGMILQIGLKLYQPRLADQIIEDLGHLDGVKHVKWELE, from the coding sequence ATGTTAAATGAGTGGAGCATACTTTTCCGTTTGGTGTTGGCCGCGATCTTAAGTGGTATCATAGGTTTTGAACGCGAATTCCACGGTCGCGCCGCAGGTTTCCGGACGCACATACTTCTCTGTGTCGGTTCCACGCTTATAATGCTTACCTCGATGCACATATTCGACATATATTCCGCCAAGACTGCCATCGATCCCGCGCGAATAGCCGCCGGTGTTATTACAGGTATCGGATTTCTCGGCGCCGGCACGATAATGCATTCCAGATCCGCCGTCAGAGGGCTTACTACCGCCGCGAGCCTGTGGGTCGTGGCCGGGATAGGACTCGCGGTCGGCTCGGGTTTTTACTACGGCTCCATTATCACCACCATCCTGACGATAGTTACGCTTATGTTCTTCTCGCGCCTGGAACACGCCATGATCCGCAAAGATTGGTACAGGACTATCACTATTGAAACTAAAGACGGCGTCGAGCAATTAAAGGCGATCCGGGAAATAATTGCCGGCTGTAGATCGGAGATAACTGACTTCGAAGTCGAACGTGCGCCGGACAATGCCGGCATGATATTACAGATAGGCCTGAAACTTTATCAGCCGAGGCTCGCCGACCAGATAATCGAAGACCTTGGGCACTTGGACGGCGTAAAGCATGTGAAGTGGGAGTTGGAATAA
- a CDS encoding polymer-forming cytoskeletal protein yields the protein MMGKRDKKQEVERVLDVDASMQGSLSFNDPVNLRINGKFDGLLNTKGNLMIGEHASVNADITGESIIVAGKVSGTVRALKELKLISPACVTGEISTPVLSIAEGAIFDGTCRMLGRAPADAAGAYGVMMTPDELAKYLEVEVGVISEWVNSGKIPGMKEGDTWRFDRNRIDEWVAEGKIK from the coding sequence ATGATGGGAAAGAGGGATAAGAAGCAGGAGGTCGAAAGGGTTTTGGATGTAGATGCCTCTATGCAGGGTTCGCTCTCCTTTAATGACCCTGTCAATCTGCGCATCAATGGAAAGTTCGACGGTCTGCTCAATACGAAGGGCAACCTGATGATAGGCGAGCACGCGTCGGTGAATGCCGATATAACGGGCGAGTCGATCATAGTGGCGGGCAAGGTTTCAGGGACTGTGCGGGCGCTGAAAGAGTTGAAGCTGATTTCCCCCGCATGCGTTACGGGTGAGATATCCACTCCGGTCTTAAGCATAGCCGAGGGCGCTATATTCGACGGTACCTGCAGGATGCTCGGCCGCGCACCGGCCGACGCGGCGGGCGCATATGGGGTTATGATGACGCCGGACGAGTTGGCGAAATATCTCGAGGTCGAGGTCGGAGTTATATCCGAGTGGGTTAATTCCGGTAAGATCCCCGGCATGAAAGAGGGGGACACCTGGAGATTCGACCGCAACCGTATCGATGAGTGGGTCGCGGAAGGGAAGATAAAATAA